The Tepidisphaeraceae bacterium genome includes a window with the following:
- a CDS encoding prepilin peptidase codes for MPDAIYIFFVFAFGACVGSFLNVVVWRLPRGESLVTPPSHCPKCNNTLKAYDNIPILGWLKLGGKCRFCGLPISPRYPIVEAVTGGLFVLYYVMFFMLQIGPCLPNGQHATLSIVSDWPMYGLYMFTIACLLAASLIDAELFIIPLEIPWLMAGVAIVVHAIIDRPHLPGALNLDPVPAAMALGAGIGLLLSVLLWWRGVIPTSFPQGEPMLEIDHELYAKEVEEAKAKGQTVQPLPPEYSPGQIRAEMLKELMFLAPPTVLAAVCALAVVAVPSIAEAWATATSAHWFTGFLGAVWGGCIGAFIVWFFRIAGTLGFGRVAMGLGDVHLMFGVGAVIGAMSSVAAFFLAPFFAILLHVWLLLIRGKRELPYGPYLSLATAFVMIFSCAITNYLTPGLAGLGLVVRQLIGW; via the coding sequence ATGCCTGACGCCATCTACATCTTCTTCGTCTTCGCGTTCGGCGCCTGCGTTGGCAGCTTTCTGAACGTGGTGGTCTGGCGGCTGCCGCGGGGCGAGTCGCTGGTGACGCCGCCGTCGCATTGCCCCAAGTGCAACAACACGCTGAAGGCGTACGACAACATCCCGATCCTCGGTTGGCTGAAGCTTGGCGGGAAGTGCCGTTTCTGCGGACTGCCCATCTCGCCGCGCTATCCGATCGTGGAAGCGGTAACCGGCGGGCTGTTCGTGTTGTACTACGTGATGTTCTTCATGCTGCAGATCGGCCCCTGCCTGCCGAACGGTCAGCACGCGACACTGTCGATCGTCAGCGACTGGCCGATGTATGGCCTGTACATGTTCACGATCGCCTGCCTGCTGGCCGCCAGTCTGATCGATGCCGAGCTGTTCATCATCCCGCTGGAGATTCCGTGGCTGATGGCGGGCGTGGCAATCGTGGTCCACGCGATCATCGACCGCCCGCACCTGCCCGGCGCGCTGAACCTCGATCCCGTTCCCGCGGCCATGGCGCTGGGGGCGGGCATTGGGCTGTTGCTGTCGGTGCTGCTCTGGTGGCGGGGCGTCATCCCGACCAGCTTCCCGCAAGGCGAGCCGATGCTTGAGATCGACCACGAGCTGTACGCGAAGGAAGTCGAAGAGGCCAAGGCCAAGGGGCAGACGGTCCAGCCACTGCCACCCGAGTATTCACCGGGGCAGATTCGGGCCGAGATGCTGAAGGAACTGATGTTCCTGGCTCCACCCACGGTGCTCGCTGCCGTTTGCGCTTTGGCCGTTGTTGCCGTCCCGAGCATTGCCGAGGCTTGGGCGACCGCCACGAGCGCGCACTGGTTCACCGGCTTCCTCGGCGCGGTGTGGGGCGGGTGCATCGGCGCGTTCATCGTCTGGTTCTTCCGCATCGCAGGCACGCTGGGATTTGGCCGCGTGGCGATGGGGCTGGGCGACGTGCACCTCATGTTTGGCGTGGGGGCGGTGATTGGCGCGATGTCGTCGGTGGCGGCGTTCTTTCTCGCGCCGTTCTTCGCCATCCTGCTGCACGTGTGGCTCCTGTTGATCCGTGGCAAGCGCGAGCTGCCCTACGGGCCGTACCTGAGCCTGGCGACGGCGTTCGTCATGATCTTCTCGTGCGCGATCACCAACTATCTCACGCCCGGGCTGGCGGGGCTTGGGCTTGTCGTGCGGCAACTGATAGGATGGTAG
- the pyrH gene encoding UMP kinase: MSQSQPVYKRVLLKISGEGFCPEGGFGIEANELEGIARQCIEVAQMGVELAIVVGGGNFIRGATFAEDGHIPRATADYMGMLSTVLNAVALQETMEKLGQPTRVMSAISVYSIAESFIRRRAIRHLEKGRVVILAAGTGNPFFTTDTCAALRATEIHADVLMKATKVDGIYDKDPKKHADAKLFDNISYEHVLDAKLRVMDLTAITLAMERSIPLVVFNLKTPGNIARVLRGEKVGTTIIPK; this comes from the coding sequence ATGTCGCAAAGCCAACCGGTGTACAAGCGCGTCCTCCTGAAAATCAGCGGTGAAGGGTTCTGCCCCGAAGGTGGGTTCGGCATTGAGGCCAACGAGCTGGAGGGCATTGCCCGCCAGTGCATCGAGGTCGCCCAGATGGGCGTGGAGCTGGCGATCGTGGTGGGTGGAGGCAACTTCATCCGTGGGGCAACGTTCGCAGAGGACGGCCACATCCCCCGCGCGACGGCCGACTACATGGGCATGCTGTCGACCGTGCTGAACGCGGTCGCGCTGCAGGAGACGATGGAGAAGCTTGGCCAGCCGACGCGCGTGATGAGCGCGATCAGCGTCTACAGCATCGCCGAGAGCTTCATCCGCCGCCGGGCGATTCGTCACCTGGAAAAGGGCCGCGTGGTGATCCTGGCTGCGGGCACGGGCAACCCGTTCTTCACGACCGACACCTGCGCCGCGCTGCGGGCGACCGAAATTCACGCCGACGTGCTGATGAAGGCCACGAAGGTCGACGGCATCTACGACAAGGACCCCAAGAAGCACGCCGACGCCAAGCTGTTCGACAACATCAGCTACGAGCACGTGCTGGACGCCAAGCTGCGCGTGATGGACCTGACCGCCATTACGTTGGCCATGGAGCGGTCGATCCCGCTGGTCGTCTTCAACCTGAAGACTCCGGGCAACATCGCCCGCGTGCTGCGCGGCGAGAAGGTCGGCACGACGATCATCCCCAAGTGA
- a CDS encoding shikimate kinase — protein sequence MSVILIGYRGSGKTSLGRKLADRLWQPFVDSDEQIVAKAGKSIREIFEQDGEPAFRDLESAVVQDLATRQEHVIGLGGGAVLRPENRAALKAGGHKIVYLRCEPAELHKRISADAATAANRPSLTELGGGLAEIEKLLQQREPIYREVMDVELDVTALSVDEAMARLAKMI from the coding sequence ATGAGCGTGATCCTGATCGGCTACCGCGGGAGCGGGAAAACCTCGCTGGGACGTAAGCTGGCCGACCGGTTGTGGCAGCCGTTCGTCGACAGTGACGAACAGATCGTCGCCAAAGCGGGCAAGTCGATCCGGGAGATCTTCGAACAGGACGGTGAGCCGGCCTTCCGCGACCTGGAGTCGGCGGTCGTTCAGGATCTTGCGACCCGGCAGGAACACGTGATCGGCTTAGGTGGTGGGGCGGTGCTGCGGCCGGAGAACCGGGCGGCGCTGAAGGCCGGCGGTCATAAGATCGTCTACCTCCGCTGCGAACCAGCCGAGCTGCACAAGCGCATTAGCGCCGACGCTGCAACCGCTGCCAACCGTCCCAGCCTGACCGAACTGGGCGGTGGATTGGCCGAGATCGAGAAACTTTTGCAGCAGCGCGAGCCGATCTATCGGGAAGTGATGGACGTGGAACTCGACGTGACCGCGTTATCGGTCGACGAAGCGATGGCCCGGCTGGCGAAGATGATCTGA